The proteins below are encoded in one region of Methylobacillus flagellatus KT:
- the pgl gene encoding 6-phosphogluconolactonase, with translation MQNTTQSLMINDQVSRWQVYTAQEALYSSAVKHIEEAARNAIAGHGKFSIVLAGGSTPKSIYQLLPKIDTDWSKWHVFYGDDRCLPPEHEERNSLMAHEAWLKHVAIPSSQIHDIPAERGPVEAAHAYNQTLAAVGEFDLVLLGLGEDGHTASLFPGHTWDDTQSAVPVFGAPKPPPERVSLTAARLSQSREVIFFVTGAGKQEAVDNWRRGEPIPASLIKPKNGVDVYIFGVNL, from the coding sequence ATGCAAAATACAACACAGTCCCTGATGATTAATGATCAGGTAAGCCGATGGCAAGTGTACACGGCGCAGGAAGCGTTATACAGCAGTGCCGTCAAGCATATCGAGGAAGCCGCGCGCAACGCTATCGCCGGTCACGGCAAGTTCAGCATTGTGCTCGCGGGCGGTAGTACGCCCAAGAGCATCTACCAGTTGCTACCGAAGATCGATACCGACTGGAGCAAGTGGCATGTGTTCTATGGTGATGATCGTTGCCTGCCACCCGAGCATGAAGAGCGCAACAGTTTGATGGCGCATGAAGCCTGGCTCAAGCATGTGGCCATCCCTTCATCCCAGATTCACGATATCCCAGCAGAACGTGGCCCGGTGGAAGCGGCACATGCGTACAATCAGACATTGGCAGCGGTGGGAGAGTTTGATCTCGTGTTGCTGGGCTTGGGGGAAGATGGCCACACGGCCAGCCTATTCCCAGGCCATACCTGGGATGATACACAGTCCGCAGTGCCGGTGTTTGGTGCACCCAAGCCGCCGCCAGAGCGGGTTTCCCTTACGGCTGCACGCCTTAGTCAGTCGCGGGAGGTCATATTCTTCGTGACCGGCGCGGGTAAGCAGGAAGCCGTGGACAACTGGCGCCGCGGCGAGCCGATTCCGGCCAGCCTGATCAAGCCCAAGAACGGGGTGGATGTCTATATCTTCGGCGTTAACTTGTAA
- the apbC gene encoding iron-sulfur cluster carrier protein ApbC — MPLTESLVQDALRSVIDPNTGKDFISSKSARQITIAGSHVSVEILLDYPANSILGEIRDLVTQALAALPGVENVTVGVTSRIVSHEVQRGVQLIPNVKNIIAVASGKGGVGKSTTAVNLALALAAEGARVGILDADIYGPSQPQMLGISGKPESADGKSMEPLERYGVQAMSIGFLVDIDTPMVWRGPMVVGALEQLLRDTRWKDLDYLVVDLPPGTGDIQLTLAQKVPVTGAIIVTTPQDIALLDARKGLKMFEKVGIPILGIVENMSTHICSQCGHEEHIFGSGGAARMCADYDVELLGSLPLDIRIREETDSGKPTVVADPAGQVAGIYKSIARRAAVKLANLRQDHSSKFPNIVIQNT, encoded by the coding sequence ATGCCGCTTACCGAATCCCTGGTACAGGACGCCCTTCGCTCAGTGATTGACCCCAACACCGGCAAAGACTTCATCAGCAGCAAATCCGCGCGCCAGATTACCATTGCCGGCAGCCATGTTTCGGTCGAGATCTTACTCGATTATCCCGCGAACAGTATCCTCGGAGAAATCAGGGATCTGGTAACACAGGCTTTAGCAGCCTTGCCTGGAGTAGAGAATGTGACAGTCGGCGTCACCAGCCGCATTGTCTCCCATGAAGTACAGCGAGGCGTTCAGCTTATCCCGAACGTCAAGAACATCATTGCCGTCGCTTCCGGCAAAGGCGGGGTCGGGAAGTCCACCACGGCGGTCAATCTGGCACTGGCACTGGCCGCAGAAGGCGCGCGCGTCGGCATACTCGATGCCGATATTTATGGCCCCTCCCAGCCGCAAATGCTGGGCATTTCGGGCAAGCCGGAAAGCGCCGACGGCAAAAGCATGGAGCCGTTAGAGCGCTACGGCGTGCAAGCCATGTCCATCGGCTTCCTGGTGGATATCGACACCCCCATGGTCTGGCGTGGCCCGATGGTTGTCGGCGCACTGGAGCAATTATTGCGAGACACCCGCTGGAAAGACCTGGACTATCTGGTAGTCGACCTACCCCCGGGGACCGGCGATATCCAGCTTACCTTAGCGCAGAAAGTACCGGTCACCGGCGCCATCATTGTCACCACGCCGCAGGACATTGCCCTGCTGGATGCCCGCAAGGGGCTCAAAATGTTCGAGAAGGTCGGCATTCCCATTCTCGGCATTGTCGAGAACATGAGCACGCATATCTGCTCGCAATGCGGACATGAAGAGCACATATTCGGTTCCGGGGGTGCAGCCCGGATGTGCGCCGACTATGATGTAGAACTGCTAGGCAGCCTGCCACTGGACATCCGCATCCGCGAAGAGACTGACAGCGGCAAGCCAACAGTAGTTGCCGACCCTGCAGGCCAGGTTGCCGGCATCTACAAGTCCATTGCCCGCCGTGCCGCAGTCAAGTTGGCCAACCTGCGTCAAGACCACAGCAGCAAGTTCCCCAATATCGTGATCCAGAACACTTAG
- the metG gene encoding methionine--tRNA ligase, whose product MMPGTGNTPANAWSAPRKLLVTSALPYANGSIHLGHMVEYVQSDIWVRFQKMQGHTVHYVCADDTHGTPIMLRAEKEGITPEELIRRVHAEHYADFSDFLVAFDNYYSTNSEENRELASQIYRALKANGKIATRTIEQYYDPVKHMFLPDRFIKGECPKCHAKDQYGDSCESCGTTYSPTELIAPYSAVSGAAPVRKETEHYFFKLSECEDFLRQWTRSGTLQPEAANKMGEWFASGLSDWDISRDAPYFGFEIPDAPGKYFYVWLDAPIGYMASFKDLATREGLDFDEYWKPDSQAELYHFIGKDILYFHALFWPATLKFSGYRQPTKVFAHGFLTVNGEKMSKSRGTFITARSYLDHVKNPEYLRYYYAAKLNGSMEDIDLNLEDFVARVNSDLVGKYVNIASRTAGFIAKRFDGKLGTVGENAVIAELRAAADSIRESFENRDTARAVRDIMALADKANAYVAEHAPWDMAKQPEQTAALHAVCSVALEMFRLLTLYLKPVLPGLAQAVEKFLKIDPLTWADIDRPLPAGHQIQAYQHLITRIDPKHVEAMVEANKESLQTHAAVVPEQKQVASEATPESVYISIDDFAKVDLRIARIANAEHVEGAEKLLRLSLDIGEERPRQVFAGIKSAYDPESLKGRLTVMVANLAPRKMKFGLSEGMVLAASDERGGPFILSPDSGAQPGMRVK is encoded by the coding sequence ATGATGCCCGGAACCGGAAATACCCCTGCCAACGCTTGGAGCGCACCACGAAAATTGCTGGTTACCTCTGCCTTGCCTTATGCAAACGGCAGCATCCACCTTGGTCACATGGTGGAGTACGTGCAGAGCGACATCTGGGTACGTTTCCAGAAGATGCAAGGGCATACCGTACACTATGTCTGTGCCGATGATACCCATGGCACGCCCATCATGTTGCGTGCGGAAAAGGAAGGCATCACGCCGGAGGAACTGATACGCCGTGTCCATGCCGAGCACTATGCTGATTTCAGTGATTTCCTCGTGGCTTTCGATAATTATTATTCCACCAATTCCGAGGAGAATCGCGAATTGGCAAGCCAGATCTACCGCGCGCTGAAAGCGAATGGCAAGATCGCGACGCGCACGATTGAGCAGTATTATGACCCGGTCAAGCATATGTTTCTGCCTGACCGCTTCATCAAGGGAGAATGCCCCAAATGCCATGCCAAGGATCAGTATGGCGATTCCTGCGAGTCCTGCGGTACGACATATAGTCCGACGGAATTGATCGCACCTTATTCCGCAGTGTCAGGCGCGGCGCCGGTACGCAAGGAAACCGAGCATTATTTCTTCAAACTGAGCGAGTGCGAGGATTTTCTCAGGCAATGGACGCGTTCCGGCACCCTGCAGCCGGAAGCGGCCAACAAGATGGGGGAGTGGTTTGCCTCAGGCTTGTCGGACTGGGATATCTCCCGTGATGCGCCGTATTTCGGCTTCGAGATTCCCGATGCGCCCGGCAAGTATTTCTATGTCTGGCTGGATGCGCCTATCGGCTACATGGCCAGTTTCAAGGATCTCGCAACGCGTGAGGGCCTGGATTTCGATGAGTACTGGAAGCCAGACAGCCAGGCCGAGCTATACCACTTTATCGGCAAGGATATCCTGTATTTCCATGCGTTATTCTGGCCCGCCACATTGAAGTTTTCTGGTTATCGCCAGCCGACGAAGGTATTCGCTCACGGCTTCCTGACCGTCAACGGCGAGAAAATGTCCAAGTCGCGCGGCACTTTCATTACCGCGCGCAGTTATCTTGACCACGTCAAGAATCCCGAGTACCTGCGTTATTACTACGCAGCCAAGCTCAACGGCAGCATGGAGGATATCGATCTCAACTTGGAGGACTTCGTCGCACGCGTGAATAGCGACCTGGTGGGCAAATACGTCAATATTGCCAGCCGTACTGCCGGCTTCATTGCCAAACGCTTTGACGGCAAGCTGGGTACCGTGGGCGAGAACGCGGTGATTGCTGAATTGCGTGCTGCTGCCGACAGTATCCGCGAGAGCTTTGAAAACCGGGATACCGCACGTGCGGTGCGCGACATCATGGCACTGGCGGACAAGGCCAATGCCTATGTGGCAGAGCATGCCCCGTGGGACATGGCAAAGCAGCCGGAGCAAACGGCAGCGCTGCATGCAGTCTGTTCTGTCGCCCTGGAAATGTTCCGCCTACTCACTTTGTACCTCAAGCCGGTATTGCCTGGATTGGCGCAAGCTGTCGAGAAATTTCTCAAGATCGACCCATTGACCTGGGCGGATATTGACCGCCCGCTGCCAGCTGGCCACCAGATACAGGCTTACCAGCACCTGATCACCCGCATTGACCCCAAGCATGTGGAGGCCATGGTCGAGGCGAATAAGGAGTCGCTGCAAACCCACGCTGCTGTCGTGCCAGAACAAAAACAGGTTGCTTCGGAAGCGACACCGGAAAGTGTTTACATCTCGATCGATGATTTCGCCAAGGTCGATTTGCGTATTGCGCGCATCGCCAATGCCGAGCATGTCGAGGGCGCTGAAAAATTACTCAGGCTGAGTCTGGATATTGGCGAGGAGAGGCCGCGTCAAGTTTTTGCAGGCATCAAGTCCGCCTATGACCCTGAAAGCCTGAAGGGGCGTCTGACGGTGATGGTGGCTAACCTTGCGCCGCGCAAGATGAAGTTCGGCTTGTCGGAGGGCATGGTGCTCGCTGCGAGTGACGAGCGAGGAGGGCCATTCATCCTATCGCCGGATAGTGGCGCCCAGCCAGGGATGCGCGTTAAGTAA
- a CDS encoding ComEA family DNA-binding protein: MKSLLFAVLVLFGLTFNAMAAVDLNTASAVELESVKGIGPAKAQAIIDYRKANGSFKSVDDLDNVKGFGKKSIDKLRSEVSVGKTPKAEKTTTAKNDKK; this comes from the coding sequence ATGAAGTCTTTGTTGTTTGCAGTCCTCGTGTTGTTTGGGTTGACATTCAATGCCATGGCGGCGGTTGACCTCAACACTGCCTCTGCGGTGGAACTGGAATCAGTGAAAGGCATCGGCCCAGCAAAAGCCCAGGCAATCATTGATTACCGCAAAGCGAACGGCAGTTTCAAATCGGTGGACGACTTGGACAACGTAAAAGGGTTTGGTAAGAAAAGCATAGACAAGCTGCGTAGTGAGGTTTCCGTCGGCAAAACGCCCAAGGCGGAAAAAACAACCACGGCGAAAAACGACAAAAAATAA
- the pyrF gene encoding orotidine-5'-phosphate decarboxylase, translating into MTDPKIIVALDYPDAAHALGLARQLDPALCRVKVGKELFTAAGPQLVEALIKLGFGVFLDLKFHDIPNTVAKACEAASKLGVWMLNVHASGGSQMMQAAREGVARSGHAPLLIAVTVLTSMNQEELSELGVNAPIEQHVLHLARLSQQAGLDGVVCSAQEAPALRRALGHDFCLVTPGIRPADAALDDQSRVVTPARALAMGSNYLVMGRPITRAADPLATLDQIRESILGK; encoded by the coding sequence ATGACCGACCCAAAGATCATTGTCGCCCTTGATTACCCTGATGCTGCACACGCCCTGGGGCTAGCCCGCCAGCTTGATCCAGCATTGTGCCGGGTCAAGGTAGGGAAGGAATTGTTCACCGCTGCTGGTCCGCAGCTAGTGGAGGCATTAATCAAGCTCGGCTTTGGCGTGTTCCTAGACCTCAAGTTTCACGACATCCCCAATACGGTCGCCAAGGCTTGCGAAGCAGCAAGCAAGCTGGGCGTATGGATGCTCAATGTGCATGCTTCTGGCGGTAGCCAGATGATGCAGGCTGCACGCGAGGGCGTAGCGCGGAGTGGCCACGCTCCATTGCTAATTGCAGTGACGGTATTGACCAGCATGAACCAGGAGGAGCTGTCCGAGCTGGGAGTGAATGCCCCGATCGAGCAGCATGTATTACACTTGGCAAGACTCAGCCAGCAGGCAGGCCTGGATGGTGTCGTCTGTTCTGCCCAGGAGGCTCCAGCACTGCGCCGGGCACTGGGTCATGATTTTTGCCTGGTGACGCCTGGTATCCGCCCTGCGGACGCCGCGCTCGACGACCAATCCCGCGTGGTGACGCCCGCCAGGGCGCTTGCCATGGGCTCCAACTACCTGGTGATGGGCCGTCCCATCACCAGGGCAGCCGACCCACTAGCCACACTGGATCAAATTCGGGAATCAATCCTAGGAAAATAA
- the lapB gene encoding lipopolysaccharide assembly protein LapB, translated as MEFEYWWLLALPLFFTLGWLAARVDINQLLTESTTLPAAYFKGLNFLISDQHDKAIEAFIEAVQANADSMELHFALGSLFRRRGEVDRAIHLHLSLLERKELPDQQKQAVMAELAQDYLKAGLFDRAEELFTSLHDSRYKQTALRALLEIYIREREWHHAIKSAVELERLSGISFRKEVAQFHCEIAMKAILEHDVHSARHALDTAIEADKGCVRANIMLGDLEAGAGNHKQAISFWKRVEFQRPEYLGLVAPKLLNSYKALGNLDEGITLLKGYLQTYKLPSILNLVYETTLSEEGAASAEKLAREELRRKPSLQALDQFLRAQSLLEGANQQDALLMQQTVRYAIGNRSAHYCDQCGFRARNFHWQCPACNAWESLSPETKESAV; from the coding sequence ATGGAATTTGAATACTGGTGGCTGCTCGCCCTCCCCCTCTTCTTTACGCTCGGCTGGCTGGCCGCACGCGTGGATATCAATCAGCTGCTCACCGAATCCACGACTTTACCCGCAGCCTATTTCAAAGGCTTGAACTTCCTCATCAGCGACCAGCACGATAAGGCGATAGAAGCCTTCATCGAAGCGGTGCAAGCCAATGCAGACTCCATGGAACTGCATTTTGCCTTGGGCAGCCTGTTCCGCCGCCGCGGTGAAGTAGACCGTGCAATCCACCTGCATCTCAGCCTGCTGGAACGCAAAGAATTACCGGACCAGCAAAAGCAGGCCGTCATGGCAGAACTGGCGCAGGATTATCTCAAGGCAGGCCTGTTTGACCGCGCGGAAGAGCTGTTTACCTCATTGCACGACAGCCGTTACAAGCAGACCGCCTTGCGCGCGCTATTGGAAATCTATATCCGCGAGCGGGAATGGCATCATGCGATCAAAAGTGCGGTAGAGCTTGAACGACTGTCTGGTATTTCTTTCCGCAAGGAAGTAGCCCAGTTCCACTGCGAAATCGCAATGAAGGCTATCCTTGAACACGATGTCCATAGTGCACGCCATGCGCTGGACACAGCGATTGAAGCCGATAAGGGCTGCGTCCGCGCCAATATCATGCTGGGCGATCTCGAAGCTGGCGCAGGCAACCACAAACAGGCTATTTCCTTCTGGAAGCGCGTCGAATTCCAGCGGCCTGAATATCTCGGACTTGTCGCCCCAAAGCTGCTCAACAGCTATAAGGCGTTAGGCAATCTGGATGAGGGCATCACCCTGCTGAAGGGCTACCTGCAGACATACAAGCTTCCGTCTATTCTCAACCTGGTCTATGAAACCACCTTGAGCGAAGAAGGCGCTGCCAGCGCTGAAAAGCTTGCACGGGAAGAACTGCGCCGTAAACCTAGCCTGCAAGCCCTGGATCAGTTTCTGCGTGCGCAATCGCTGCTGGAAGGCGCCAACCAGCAGGATGCCTTGCTGATGCAACAAACCGTGCGTTATGCCATTGGCAATCGTAGCGCACACTATTGTGACCAGTGCGGCTTCCGCGCCCGCAACTTCCACTGGCAGTGCCCCGCATGCAACGCGTGGGAATCTCTCTCTCCCGAAACCAAAGAATCCGCCGTATGA
- a CDS encoding LapA family protein produces the protein MRTLYTVLGVLLFILLLGFAFKNAEPVELAYYLGYSWKAPLSLMLLVTFFSGIIAGVVACLGSLISQRRKLLALEKEIKNLKMTK, from the coding sequence ATGCGCACCTTATATACCGTACTTGGCGTTTTGCTGTTCATCCTACTGCTCGGGTTTGCCTTCAAGAACGCGGAACCCGTCGAGCTAGCCTATTATCTGGGCTACTCCTGGAAAGCACCGCTTTCCCTCATGCTTCTGGTGACATTTTTCAGCGGCATCATTGCAGGCGTCGTTGCCTGCCTGGGCTCGTTGATTAGCCAGCGCCGCAAGCTGCTTGCTCTGGAAAAAGAAATCAAGAACCTCAAGATGACCAAATGA
- a CDS encoding integration host factor subunit beta produces MTKSELIANLAARFPQLVVKDAELSVKTILDSMTENLASGERIEIRGFGSFSLNYRPPRLGRNPKTGEKVQVPEKHVPHFKAGKELRERVDGNSN; encoded by the coding sequence ATGACCAAATCGGAGTTGATTGCCAACCTGGCTGCACGCTTTCCGCAACTGGTCGTCAAGGATGCAGAACTTTCCGTCAAGACGATTCTTGACTCCATGACGGAGAATCTTGCTTCTGGTGAGCGTATTGAAATCCGTGGTTTCGGTAGCTTCAGTCTGAACTACCGTCCACCGCGGCTAGGACGCAACCCCAAGACTGGTGAAAAAGTGCAGGTACCTGAGAAACACGTACCTCATTTCAAGGCAGGCAAGGAATTGCGTGAGCGTGTAGACGGCAACAGCAATTAA